The DNA window CCGGGCGCTGGGCGGGGGCGGTTCCGGCTCCGGCCCTGGCTCCGGCTCCGGGTACGGCTCCGGAGGCGGCGATCTGGTGGATCTCTGCCGGGAGCGGCGGGAGCGGCTCATCCTCAAGCCCGGGGCCGGGTACGGCGGTCTCGACACGTTCGTCGGCTGGGAGTCCACCGAGGCCGACTGGGCCGAGGCGCTCCGGGTCGCCGTGGAGCGCGGCGGCTATGTGGCGCAGGAACGCGTCGTACCGCACCCCGAGCCGGTCCACGACCCGGCGACGGGCGCTGTCGACGACTGGATCGCGGCGATCGGCATCTTCCTCACCGACGAGGGGTATGCGGGCGCGCACGCGCGTGCCAACCGCGCCGACGGGGGTGCGATCGTCGGGATGAGCAGCAATCCGGACACACGGATGGTGGGTGTGTTCACACATCCCTGAGGGGAGCGGCGGGTCAGCTCGCGCCGTCCTTCTTCCAGGGGCCGACGGCGGGCCTCCCCGTAGTGCCGATGTCGGCCCCGGTCGCGGCGGCGACGGCGTCGCCGCCGCGGAGGTCACGTCTCCGGTGACAGGCCTGTACCGGGCGGCGGACCGGTCACGGATCCTCAGGGCGCCACGTGGTAGTAGCGGCGACAGCCGCGCAGCATGGCCTCCGGCGACAAGGTGAACACGTCGACGAAGGGAAGCTCACCGACGCGCCCCATCACCACCACGCTGTCCCCCTCGGCCACGATCCGGTCGAGGGTGTGGCGGGCGGGCGGCACCAGGCCCTCCCGGTGCATCCGCAGCACCTCGGCGCGCCCCTGCCCCGGCGGGGCGTCCGGCCGGCGCAGCTCCACGTCCTCGTGGAGGAGCGATCCGAATCCGTCCACATCGCCGTCGTCGAGGTAGTGATAGGCGAGCCGTACGTGGTCGACCCCCGCCGCTGTGACCATGCCGCCCACCTCGCGCCCGCCGCCCCGCTCACTGTCTTCGCTGCTGCTCACCGGCCGTGTCCTTTCGTGCGTCCTCGGACACTCTGCTCCGGCCGTGCAACCCCGAACTATCGCAGGGCTATCACCGGACAGCAGCGACACGCTCCCCACGGAAACTCCACGGCATGGACAAAAGCCGTTCGGTTCCAGGAGACTGACCCGGCAGTCGCCTCGATCACCCCTCTCCGAGCGCCGGACCCCGACCTGGGAGACGTATGCCCGACTCCGTCAGCGGAGTACGCCCCGCTTCTGAAGGCCCGGTCTTCCGCATCCTCGGGCCGTTACAGGTCACCGGTCCACGGGGGCCGGTCCGTGTGCCGCCCGGCCGGCAGGAAGTCATCCTGGCCGCCCTCCTGCTGGAGGCCAACCGGGTGGTCAGCACCGACTATCTCGTCGATCTGATCTGGGACGACGAACCGCCGGACACCGCCCGTACGCAGGTGCAGATCTGTGTGTCCCGGCTGCGGAAGCTGTTCGCGGGGGCGGGGCTCGACGCCGCCATCACCACCCGGCCGCCGGGGTACGTGCTCAAGACCGACGGCGAGAGCGTGGACTCGGCCCTCTTCGCCCGCGAGGTGGCGGAGGCGCGTGCGCTGCTCCGGTCCGGCCGTCCGGCCGATGCGGTCGAACGGCTGCGGGCCGCCGAGGCGTTGTGGCAGGGGTCGGGCCTCGACGGGGTCACGTGCGACACCCTCCGCAGCAAGGCCCTCCAGTTGGACGAGGAACGGCTGACGGCCGTGGAGACCCGTATCCAACTGGAACTCGACCTCGGGCGCCATCACCAACTGGTCGGCGAAGTTCAGCTGTTGGTACGGGAGCACGCACTGCGCGAGCGGCTGCGCGGCCAGCTGATGCTGGCCCTGTACCGCTCCGGGCGTCAGGCCGAGGCCCTTGAGGCGTACCGGATCGGCCGGGAACTCCTCGTGGAGGAACTCGGCCTCGAACCCGGCGAGGAACTGCGCGGGCTGGAAGCGGCGATCCTCTCCGGGGATCCTTCGCTGCGGTCGGCCGGTGCCGAGGACCGGATCGGGTCGACGCCCCCCGGCCACACCGCCACCGGAAACGGACTCGCGGGTGCGGGTGCGGGGCGCGATGGCGACCGGCTGTCCGGACGGCGTGCGGACGGCACCGCCGACGACGGCCGATGGGACGGCCGTACGGGTGCGGGGTCGGGATCGGGTGTCGGATCCGGTGCCGGTTCGGGGCCCGGGCGGTACTCGGGCGCGGAGTCGTATCCCGGTGCGGAGACGTACGGCGGTACGGGGTCGGGTTCCGGCACGAGCGGTGGGACCCGTAGCGGCATCACGGGTCACACCGGTGGCGCCGGTGTCCTGGGCGCCGGCGGCCTCGTGGGCAACACCGGGCTCTCGGTCACGGTGGGCACCCCCGGTATCGACGCAGCCCATGCGGGATCGGCGGCCGGATCCGCATCGGGAGCGTCCGCCGCGCCTGTCACGGAGGCTCAGGAATCCCTCGCGGCTCCCCCGTCGCGTACGGCCCCGGGAGCCGTGGCCGGGGCTGGCGAGGAGATTCCGCGCCAGCTCCAGGCCGACACCGCCGACTTCGTCGGTGACGAGGAGCAGATGGGCGCGATCGAGCGCGCCCTGATCGGCGACGGCCAGCGGCGGGCGGTGGGGGTCGCCGTGATCGTCGGCAAGCCCGGCACCGGCAAGTCCACCCTGGCCACCCATATCGCGCACCGCATCGGGGAGAATCGTTTCCCCGACGGTCAGCTGTACTGCGACCTGCGCGGCACCACGGCCGCTCCCGCCACGGCGGCGGAGGTGCTCGGCCGTTTCCTCCGGGCCCTCGGCATCCCCGGCCCGGTGATCCCCGAGTCGCTCGACGAGCGGGCCGAGATGTACCGGACGCTGCTCGCCACCCGGCGCGTGCTCGTCGTCCTCGACGACGCGGCCTCGGAGAGCCAGGTCCGGCCGCTGCTCCCGGGCACCCGCAGCTGCGCGGTCCTGGTGACCAGCCGGCTGCGGATCACCGGGCTGCCCGGCGCGTACCGGGTGGAGCTGGACGTCCTCGACACCGAGCGCGCCCTGGAACTCCTCGTCCGGGTCATCGGCCCCGACCGGGTGAGCAGGGAGTCGGTGGCCGCCGAGGCGCTGATCAGGACGGTGGGCGGGCTGCCGCTCGCGCTGCGGATCGTGGCCGCCCGGCTGGCGGCGCGCCCGCACTGGACACTGGCCTCGATGGTCCACCGGCTGGCCAACGAACGGCACCGGCTCGACGAGCTGACCCACGGCGAGATGACCATGCGGGCCAGCCTGTCGCTGACCCACGACGGACTGGGCGCGGAGGAGCGGAAGCTGCTGCGGCTGCTCAGCCTCGCCCAGGGACCCACCCTGCCGGGCTGGCTGGCCGGCGCCCTCCTCGACGACGGCCGCCCCTTCCCCTCCGACCTGCTCGAACCCCTCGTCGACGTACAGATGCTCGATGTGGTGGGCGTCGAGTCGACCGGCGGATTCCGGTACCGGTTCCACGAGATCATCCGGGTGTTCGCCCGCGAGCAGCTCGCGGCCCACGACGAGCCGGCCGCCCAGTCGACCGCGCTCGGCCGCATGATGGGCGGCTGGATGGCGCTCGCCGAAGAGGCCCACCGGCGCATCTACGGCGGGGACTTCACCCTTCTGCACGGCCGGGCGCCCCGCTGGCAGCCGCCGCGCACGGTCGTCGACGAACTGCTCGTGGATCCGCTGGAGTGGCTGGACAGCGAACAGGCCAACCTGTGCCAGGCGGTGGAGCACGCCGCCCGGGAGGGGATGGACGAGCTGAGCTGGGACCTCGCGACGACGCTCGTGACGCTGTTCGAGGTGCGCGGCCATCACGACCTGTGGGAGCAGAGCCACGAGCAGGCGCTCGCCGCGGTGAGACTGGCGGGCAACACTCGTGGCACGGCGGCCCTGTTGAGTTCGATGGGTTCACTGCACCTCAGCCGCAGCCAGCACGAGGAGGCCCGGCAGAACCTGACCACCGCGCTGGGTCTGTTCGCGGAGCTCGACGACGCGCACGGACGCGCCCTGTGCCGCCGCGATCTCGCCCTCCTGGACCGGCTGGGCGGCGCCGACGACCGCGCGCTCGACCTGTACGGGCTGGCGCTCGCGGACTTCGACCGGGCCGAGGACCCGGTGGGACGGGCGAACGTCCTCACCCACAGCGCGCACATCTGGATGCGGCGTGGTCAGGACTCCACCGCCCAGTCCCAGCTGGACGAGGCCCTGGGGATCTACCGCTCGGTGGGCTACACGGGCGGGCAGGCACGGACGCTGCGCCGGGTGGGGCAGCTCCTGTACGGGCGGGGCGAGCACGAGCAGGCGGTCCGC is part of the Streptomyces sp. P9-A4 genome and encodes:
- a CDS encoding nuclear transport factor 2 family protein, producing the protein MSSSEDSERGGGREVGGMVTAAGVDHVRLAYHYLDDGDVDGFGSLLHEDVELRRPDAPPGQGRAEVLRMHREGLVPPARHTLDRIVAEGDSVVVMGRVGELPFVDVFTLSPEAMLRGCRRYYHVAP
- a CDS encoding AfsR/SARP family transcriptional regulator, producing MPDSVSGVRPASEGPVFRILGPLQVTGPRGPVRVPPGRQEVILAALLLEANRVVSTDYLVDLIWDDEPPDTARTQVQICVSRLRKLFAGAGLDAAITTRPPGYVLKTDGESVDSALFAREVAEARALLRSGRPADAVERLRAAEALWQGSGLDGVTCDTLRSKALQLDEERLTAVETRIQLELDLGRHHQLVGEVQLLVREHALRERLRGQLMLALYRSGRQAEALEAYRIGRELLVEELGLEPGEELRGLEAAILSGDPSLRSAGAEDRIGSTPPGHTATGNGLAGAGAGRDGDRLSGRRADGTADDGRWDGRTGAGSGSGVGSGAGSGPGRYSGAESYPGAETYGGTGSGSGTSGGTRSGITGHTGGAGVLGAGGLVGNTGLSVTVGTPGIDAAHAGSAAGSASGASAAPVTEAQESLAAPPSRTAPGAVAGAGEEIPRQLQADTADFVGDEEQMGAIERALIGDGQRRAVGVAVIVGKPGTGKSTLATHIAHRIGENRFPDGQLYCDLRGTTAAPATAAEVLGRFLRALGIPGPVIPESLDERAEMYRTLLATRRVLVVLDDAASESQVRPLLPGTRSCAVLVTSRLRITGLPGAYRVELDVLDTERALELLVRVIGPDRVSRESVAAEALIRTVGGLPLALRIVAARLAARPHWTLASMVHRLANERHRLDELTHGEMTMRASLSLTHDGLGAEERKLLRLLSLAQGPTLPGWLAGALLDDGRPFPSDLLEPLVDVQMLDVVGVESTGGFRYRFHEIIRVFAREQLAAHDEPAAQSTALGRMMGGWMALAEEAHRRIYGGDFTLLHGRAPRWQPPRTVVDELLVDPLEWLDSEQANLCQAVEHAAREGMDELSWDLATTLVTLFEVRGHHDLWEQSHEQALAAVRLAGNTRGTAALLSSMGSLHLSRSQHEEARQNLTTALGLFAELDDAHGRALCRRDLALLDRLGGADDRALDLYGLALADFDRAEDPVGRANVLTHSAHIWMRRGQDSTAQSQLDEALGIYRSVGYTGGQARTLRRVGQLLYGRGEHEQAVRTFSEVLELCRERGDVIGEGHLLRDLGQAHAAMGLDRLARDFYDRSLTVREQIMDQGGSALVRLDLARVLARSGERDRSRGLLESAAQTFRDRNMGPELRETELLLGG